From the Streptomyces sp. SN-593 genome, the window GCCCCTAGGCGGGGGCGCCGCCGAACTCACGTTCCAGGGAAGCGATCTGGTTGGAACCCAGGCCGCGCACCCGGCGGCTCTCGGAGATGCCGAGCCGCTCCATGATCTGCTTGGCGCGGACCTTGCCGACGCCGGGAAGGGACTCGAGGAGGGCGGAGACCTTCATCTTGCCGATGACATCGTTCTCCTGGCCCTGCTTGATGACCTCGTGCAGGCTGGCGCCGGAGTGCTTGAGCCGGTTCTTGACCTCGGCGCGCTCCCGGCGAGCCGCGGCGGCCTTTTCGAGCGCGGCAGCGCGCTGTTCAGGGGTAAGGGGCGGAAGAGCCACGCCTACGTCACCTCGGATGTAGATCAATCGGATAGGGAGTACGGGCCGGCCGGAGGCACCGGTCGACCTGCGGCGCACCTGGGCGGCGCGCTCCTGTCGGAGACTAGCGGTCCCGGCGGCCCAAGTCAGCGAGAACAGATGAAAAGTCCTGGTCAGACTCGATCCCGCGGGATATACGGGACATACCGGAACAGGTTTCGGCGTCAATGGACCCGGTTGTTGAAAGCGGCCCTTTTTTCGGCCGTTTTCCCACCCGATTAGCCGCCGGCAATACCGCCCGATTCGACGGCGCCGCGCACCGCCGCGCGGACCTGGTCAGCATATGCTCGTACTGATTTCAACAAAGCAGCCGGGTCCGGTCCGTGCCGCAGCACGTCGCGGCTGACGCTCGGCAGCACGTTCGGCAGCGCCGGGCCGAAGAGCGCCGGCAGGTCCGCGGGGGTCGCGCCCTGCGCGCCGACGCCGGGGGCCAGCAGCGGGCCGCCCACCGCCAGGTCCGCGCCCGCCTCCGCGAGCGTCGCCCCGACCACCGCGCCGACCGACCCCAGCGGCGCCGCGCCCGCGTTCTCCGCCGCGACCGCGTCCAGCATCACCTGCGCCACCGACCGGCCGTCGGCCGAGGCCGCCCGCTGCACCTGGCCGCCCTCCGGGTTGGAGGTCAGCGCCAGCACGAACACGCCCCCGCCCGACGCCTCGGCGGCGTCCAGCGCCGGGCGCAGCGACCCGAAGCCCAGGAACGGGCTGACCGTCAGCGCGTCGCTGAACAGCGGGGAGGCCGGGTCGAAGTAGGTCGCCGCGTACGCGGCCATGGTGGAGCCGATGTCGCCGCGCTTGGCGTCCATCACCACCAGCGCGCCCGCCTCCCGGGCCCGGGCCACCGCCTTCTCCAGCACCGCCACCCCGCGCGAGCCGAACCGCTCGAAGAAGGCGGACTGCGGTTTGAACACCGCGGTGTGCCCGCCCAGCGCGTCCACCACGGTCAGCGCGAAGCGCTCCAGGCCGGCCGGGTCGTCGGGCAGGCCCCAGCCGGTGAGCAGGCCGGCGTGCGGGTCGATGCCGACGCACAGCGGCCCGCGGGTGTCCATCGCCCGGCGCAGCCGGACGCCGAAGGGCTCCGGGTGCCCG encodes:
- a CDS encoding integration host factor, actinobacterial type, producing the protein MALPPLTPEQRAAALEKAAAARRERAEVKNRLKHSGASLHEVIKQGQENDVIGKMKVSALLESLPGVGKVRAKQIMERLGISESRRVRGLGSNQIASLEREFGGAPA
- the pyrF gene encoding orotidine-5'-phosphate decarboxylase, whose translation is MTGSTTPQPAPDSAAGHPEPFGVRLRRAMDTRGPLCVGIDPHAGLLTGWGLPDDPAGLERFALTVVDALGGHTAVFKPQSAFFERFGSRGVAVLEKAVARAREAGALVVMDAKRGDIGSTMAAYAATYFDPASPLFSDALTVSPFLGFGSLRPALDAAEASGGGVFVLALTSNPEGGQVQRAASADGRSVAQVMLDAVAAENAGAAPLGSVGAVVGATLAEAGADLAVGGPLLAPGVGAQGATPADLPALFGPALPNVLPSVSRDVLRHGPDPAALLKSVRAYADQVRAAVRGAVESGGIAGG